In the Microcoleus sp. AS-A8 genome, TTGAAGCGGTTGGGCAATACAGCGCCGGCAAAATTGACGAAAACGAACTGATGGAAGTCGAACGCAAGGCTTGCCCTGGTGCAGGTTCTTGCGGTGGGATGTATACGGCGAATACGATGTCTTCCGCCTTTGAAGCGATGGGGATGAGCCTGCCGTATTCGTCCACAATGGCAGCAGAAGATGCAGAAAAAGCGGACAGTGCGGAAAAATCGGCTTTTGTCTTGGTGGAGGCGATTCGGAAACAGTTATTGCCCCGCCAGATTCTAACTCGTAAGGCATTTGAAAATGCGATCGCGGTCATTATGGCAGTCGGGGGTTCCACGAATGCGGTATTACATTTCTTGGCGATCGCACATTCGGCTGGAGTAGAGTTAATTCTCGATGATTTTGAGACGATTCGTGCGAAAGTGCCGGTACTCTGTGACCTGAAACCCAGCGGTCAATATGTGGCAACCGATTTACATCGCGCTGGTGGCATTCCTCAAGTGATGAAAATGCTGCTGGCGCATGATTTGTTGCATGGTGATGCCTTAACGATTACGGGTCAAACCATTGCTGAAGTATTGGCAGATGTTCCAGAGGAACCCCCGAAAGACCAAGATGTGATTCGTACTTGGGATAATCCGATGTATGCTCAAGGGCACTTGGCAATTTTGAGAGGGAATCTGGCAACAGAGGGTGCCGTGGCGAAAATTACAGGCGTCAAAAAGCCACAAATTACTGGCCCTGCACGGGTATTTGAATCCGAGGAAGCTTGTCTAGATGCCATTCTTGCTAATCAGATTCAGGCAGGAGATGTAATTGTTATCCGTTATGAAGGGCCAAAAGGTGGGCCAGGAATGCGGGAAATGCTGGCTCCAACTTCAGCACTGATTGGTGCTGGGTTAGGCGATGCGGTGGGTTTAATTACTGACGGGCGCTTTTCTGGGGGCACCTACGGCATGGTTGTGGGACATGTGGCACCAGAGGCAGCGGTTGGGGGTGCGATCGCATTGATTCAAGAAGGGGATACGATTACGATTGATGCCCCTGCTCGGTTGTTACAGCTCAATGTATCGGATGAGGAACTCGAACGACGCCGTGCTAACTGGCAACCGCCCACACCTCGGTATACAACAGGTGTGCTGGCGAAGTATGCCAAGTTAGTTTCTTCTAGTAGTGTCGGTGCCGTGACGGATTTGGGATTGGGCTAAGTTTGTACCACACATGATCTCTATTATCTAGTTCCCCTTTTTTAAGGGGGGCTAGGGCGTGTTTTCAAACTACTCGTTATTGCGTTTCATCCTGGAAGATCCCCTTAAATCCCCCTTTTTAAGGGGGACTTTAAGAGTTTTCTCCCCCCAATTCATCGAAGGGCTGGGGGGAGCGAAAGGGTTTGAAAACAGGCCCTAGGGGGGATCTAATCTATAGCGCGACAGCTTTTCCCCGGCTATTGCTGAAGTTCCTGCTGAAAAGTCTTGATCGCATCAACATGATTCACCATATTGATGCAACGTAACAACAAATTTAGATCGATGGCTTTTACTTCCTCACTACTAGAAACCTTTTCATAGTGAAGTGTATTCCCCTCTTCCCGTAGGTGATAGACCTCTAAAACTCCGTCTTCCCAAAACCACACTTCCTTTATCTTCAGCCGCTTGTACACCTCCAGTTTGTTGATGCCGCCACTCGTAAACACCACCTCGATCGCTAGATCGGGACGCACTCGACTTGGGGCAAGTTTATAAGATTCATCTGCCTCTCGCTTGACAGCGCCCCCTTCACTTTCTAGAGTCATTGAGCCAGTTGGAGTAAAGTCAAACCCTGCCATGAGCAGGTAAAGTTCCAACAATGCAGCAATCCTCTTTTTAACTGTTTCGTGGGGTTCTCCTGGCATTCGTCGAATCTCCAAAACTCCATCCAGGAAAGAGAGTCGATATCCTGGACGATCTAATAATTGCTCAACGGCTTTAAACTCTCTCCAAGTTAGTCCCTCAAACAAAAGGGGTGATTCCTTTGTGGGTGTTGCGATTGTTGCTGGGGTCATTTGAGTCTCCAGTTTGTTTCCACACTTAGAAATAATCAAGTTTGGAGGGCGGTCTGTTTATTGTAACTTCTGCTATGTGAACACTCCGGACTAGGGGTTGATAAAAAATGTAGGCATTGATAGCCAGTTGTTAGCCTATGCGATCGCCCCTTCCGGGCAGCGCGGAGCGATCGCACTGCATAAGCTCCCAACTCATGAGATATATGTTGTTACGTCAGTAATCCTCTACCAACACAGGACTTGCCCAAATGCACCCCCGTCTCAAGTCCGTCAGCTTGTTTACGACAACGTTGCTGCTTTCCCTGACTCCTTCCCTACTCCCTAGGGCAAGCACAAGGGTTACCTCTACTCTCGACTTCCTACTCCCTGCCTCAGCACAGACACTCACGACTCAAAACCGCCAAACTGAGGTAGACAAGCTATTCCAAGAAGGCGTGCAGCAGTATCGCCACGGGGAATACCCCAAAGCACTGCAAACTTATCAACGGGTACTGGAGATACGGCAACAACTGAACGACAAAGCCGGAATTGGGCAAACCCTCAACAACATAGGTGAGGTTTACCTCGGTTTAGCGCAACCTGACAAAGCCGAAGATGTCTTGCAGCAAGCCTTGGCTATGCGTCGGGAACTAAAAGACCGAAAGGGGGAAGGAGAAACCCTCGATAACCTTGGCTCAATTTACCTCTTCAAAGACCAATATGACAAAGCTTTGGAAACTTTACAGCAAGCCTTAGCTATTCGTCGAGAGGGAAAAGATAGGGCAGGGGAAGGTAGGACACTGACAAAAATAGGGGTAACTTACTCTTATTTAAAACAAAAGTCTAAAGCTTTAGAAATATATAACCAAGCACTGGCAATTCAGCAAGAAGTAGGAGATAAATTTCAGATAGGTTATACGTTTGGTGCGATAGGTTCACTATATTCAGATTTGGAAGACTATCCCCGTGCTTTGGAGTGGTTTGAGAAATCATTAGACGCACACCGAGAGGTAGGTAATCGCTTCGCCGAAGGCAATTTTCTGTCCCAGGCAATAGAGTTAGCAAACCAAGCCTTACAAGTTGCTAAACGACTAGAAAATAGCGACATTGAACAGCATACTTTGGGTGAATTGAGGGACATTTACAATAACCAAGGGAACTATCAAAAAGCTCTGGAGTTAGCACAACAATGCTTGACACTGCTACAGCAGAGTGAAAGTAACTATGAGTTCTTGGCTTTACAAGATTTGAGCCGCAGTTACGGGGCTGTAGGAGACACCCAAAAAGCCATTGAGGTAGCAAACCAATCTGTGGCAAAGTCTCGACAACAGCAAAATCCCAATTTTGAACAACAAGCTTTGGCTGCTCTTAGCCAAGCATACAATGCACAAGGGAAATATGAGCAGGGGATTGAAGTAGGACAACAAAGCTTGGCTATTGCTCAAAAAATCAAAAACTTCCGAGGCGAAGCATGGGCGGCGGAGTCTCTCAGCAATGCTTATCAAAAATTGGGAGACTATCAAAAAGTAATTTCTGTTGTAGAACCAGGCTTAGTATCTGCAAGAAAATACAAAGACCGTCAACAAGAAGCAAGCTTGCTAATGAATTTGGGCGATGCTTACCAAATAGTTGGCAATTACACCAAAGGTAAGGAGTTCATCGAGCAAAGTTTGGCAATAGCACAAGAGTTAAAAAATCCTGGTTTGGAATCTCAAGCATTATCTTACCTGGGTAATCTTTACAACAATAGCAATGACTATCAGAGAGCATTGGAGTTGAATCAGCAAAGCTTGAAAATAGCTACAGAACTTAAGAGTCCTTTACTGGAGTCCATATCAGAGTTTAATCTCGGTGATATCTACAGTAAGCTGGGAAATTACCCCAAAAGTCGCGAATATTATCAACAGGCACTTGCCACGATGCGGCAACTTAAAAATCGCCAAGGTGAAGGTATTGCTTTATTAAGTCTTGCTGATACTTACTTTGCCCAAAGAGAACCGCAAAAAACTGTAGAATTTGCCCAACCGACAAGCCAAATGTGCCTCTAAGTGCAACTGAAAGCAAGATTCCCGCCGCTAGTCAGTCTTTAATTGCTTTGGGACGAAAGATTAGCGAATGCGATCGCACAAATTGTAGCCAAAAAAGCGCCCTCAATGACAAACTCACCGCTGTGGTAGAACAATTCAATCAAGACTTGCTGAAAATTGACAAGGAAATCCGCGCTAACCGTACCACCGACGATGTGTTCTTCGACCCCCGGAAACTGGCGAAAGCTAGAGAAATTGTCAAAGCGCAACCGGGTACAGTGATGATTTACCCCTTAGTGATGGAGAATAAGCTCTGGTTGCTGATGTACTCCGAAGGGGATGTCGTCAAGAAAGTTGAAGTCAATGTTGGACAACAGGAGTTAGGGGAAACAGTCGTCCAGTTCCGTAAATTACTACAAAGTCCTAACTCTAATATTGCAGAAGTTCAAGCCACCAGTGCCAAACTCTACAACTGGTTGATTAAACCCCTAGAAGCGGAACTGAAGGCAAACCCCATTAAACATCTAGTCTTTTCCCTTGATCGGGTGACGCGCTACATCCCCATGAGTGCTCTGTTTGATGGGAAAAACTACCTGATTGAGAACTACTCTGTATATACGGTGCTATCAGCCGATTTGACCGATATGCGCGATCGCCTGCCAACCGGAACTCAAAACACCCCTATTCTGGCAATGGGACTATCAGATGCTGTCTCTGGTTTCAATGCTTTGCCGAATGTACCCGCCGAATTAGATGCGATCGTGCTAACGAAAACCAACGATACCCAAGGCATTTATCCGGGAGAGAAATTCCTAAACCACGCCTTTGACTTTCGTACTCTGCGAGACAATCTCACGGGATACAAGATTTTGCACCTTGCCACTCACGGTGAATTTGTGCCAAATAGCTCAGATAAGTCTTACCTTCTGTTAGGAACAGGTGAACAGCTAACGATCGCCAAGATTAATGCCTTGACGGCATTAAGTAATATTCACCTCGTCGTCCTATCCGCTTGCGAAACGGCATTGGCTGGGCCTCGTCAAGATGGGGTAGAAATTGCCAGTGTCGCCTACTACTTTCTCAATGGGGGAGCTAAAGCAGTGATGGCTTCCCTGTGGTCAGTTAACGATGCCAGCACTAGCTTATTGATGCAACAATTTTACAAGGATTTAGCTAGTGGAATATCAGAAAAACCGATGCCTAAAGCCGAAGCACTGCGTCAAGCACAACTTAGTTTGTTGCAAGGTAAACTCACGGCTAAAGATGCTCCACAACGAGGACTTGGGGTTGTCTCCAAACCTGGGGTAGAGACTACCGCAGCTAATAACAGCCGTTCCAATTTTTCTCACCCCTACTACTGGGCACCCTTTATTCTAATTGGCAATGGTTTGTAGAGTGACATCTAAGCTGAAAAAAGAAGTCAGGAGTCAGGGGAGAGAACTTTTCATCCAATGCTCGTAAGCGCTTTTTTATTGGAGGGACTTGCACCAAATGAGAGGACGGGCGAGACGCCCATCCCACAATCAATAATTTTGTTTATGGGGTAGGCATCCTGCCTGCCCTATGCAAGGCTAATTGTGGCTGGTTAGCTTATCTCAGTACAGCGATCCAACTTAGGTAGAGTGTTAGCCTGGATATGTTCCAATACGTATTGTCAAATGTTCCTTGTATAGCTTTAAGCTGGTATAAAATAAAATGCTGTTAGCCCTCGAACAAATTATCGTACCACCCGGACATCAACTGCTCTTAAAAAATGTCAACTGGCAGCAATTCCAAGATATTTTAAACAATTTGGGTGAAAGTCGCAGTGCGAGACTTTCTTATAGCCAAGGTACGCTAGAAATTATGACTCCACTGCCAGAGCATGAAGATAACAAAGTCATTATTGGGGATTTTGTCAAAGCAATTCTGGAAGAAATGGACATCGAGTTTAGGAGCCTTGGTTCAACGACGTTTGAAAATGAAGCGATGAGACAAGCCGTTGAACCCGATGATTGTTTTTATATTCAGAAAGAAGCCAAAATTAGAGGCAAGAAACGGCTAAATTTAGAAATAGACCCGCCGCCCGAATTAGCCATTGAAATTGATATTACATCGAGAACTAAGTTTAATAATTATCAAGAATTAGGGGTGACTGAACTCTGGCGTTATAACGGCAAAAAGCTAGAAATTAATATTCTTCAGTCTGGCAAATATGTTCAGTCAGGAACTAGCTTGGCTTTTCCCAATTTACCTATGGCTGATGTTCTCCACGATTTTGTGGAACAAAGTAAAGTAAGAGGGAGAAATGCGACGATGAAAGCTTTCCGGGCTTGGGTGAGAGAACAATTAGCAAGGCATGAACAACCCTGAATGTTCAACCATCAAGTTAGCCGGATCAGTTTCCGACATAAATCAGACGAATTCTAGAGTTCACGCGCAGACTTTTTGGGTAATCGCATCTTGTCCCAACCAGTGGCAGAGAAATCTTTTGAGCCAATTTTCCATTGCGATCGCATATAAGGAATGCTGGTAGAAATGCTCATCACGAGACTGTGCCCCCGGAAGGGTTACCATGTGAGCGCCCTCTGTCGTCCACCGTTCCATCATCTCTCGCGTCATCTCCGGGTGAAACTGGACACCATAGGCATTCTCACCATAGCGAAATGCCTGATTCTTAAAAACTTCGCCTTCAAACAGGGAAACTGCACCCTTCGGCAGTTCAAACCCTTCACGGTGCCAGTGATAGACATACAACGGCTGATCGAAATGTTCGCTATCCATTCCAGTCGGCATCACTGGAAAGTAGCCGATTTCTACCCTGCCATCAGGATGAGGTTGAACCGTTGCACCGAGGACACGGGCTAATAATTGAGCACCGAGGCAGATTCCCAGGTAAGGTTTACCCGATTTTAGAGCAACTGGAATCCAATCAAGTTCGGTACCGATGAAGGGGAGAGTTTCGCGATCATTTGCACTCATCGGCCCCCCAAAAATGATCACACCTTCGTGATTATCCATCGTTGGGGGGAGTTCGTCCTGCTGACTCGGTACTCGGATATCTAGGGTATAGCCCCAAGCGCGAAGAATTTGCCCCACGAGTCCAGTATCAGAGGTGGGTTGGTGGACGACGATCAGAATCTTTTTCACGAGTTGCACACCTATATAGATTCTCCATCTTAACGAGAGTGGCATTGGTCTTCAGTTCAGAAAGCACTATTCTTACTCCCCCCTTAATAACCGGAGCGACCGCCGGAGCTCATACGAGGACTTTAGTGAGGATGAGGAGGGCCGGGGGGGTCAATGTGTAGCGTACTAAAAGTGAAATGTTATAGCTGTAAGCATAAGGTTGGGACTTTATTGAACGGCCTAAACGACCACATAGCAGTAATAACCCTTCTGCTTTTTGCCTCCTCACTAAAGCTCCGGTGCCTTCTGCCTTTTGCTATATCAGTGAGTTGGGATGCATTAGGAAAGGATATCGTTATTTATCCAACGTTTTAACTGTCAAAACTTGCGGTGGAGTGGAATCTGGAGGATAGACTAAGCTTACCTGGACTTCCCGACTTGCCTCAGGTGGTAGAGTTAGCGTTACCAAGGGTTCACCCGGTTGCCCCCGTCGCTGTACTAGATGCACATAGCGCGTCTGCGATTGTCCTGCATCATCCTTATAACTCACCTTCACCGTACCGCGAAAGAAAATCTGGTCAACTCGTGGGTTCAAGAACAGCAGTACATCTTTCCCTCCCTCATCCTTCAAGGGCGTTTGCAAGGATACCGTCACCGTCTGAGGTTGACTTGTAGTGTTTTTCAGCGGCAACGTGAGATTGTATTCCACCCCATAATTACTGTGGGCAAAATAAGCTGTATCTTCATAGCGCCTTAACATCGCTGCACTTTGGATTTGCCCCGTGCCCAGAGTAATCAAATGTAATGTACCCACGACGTAGGAGAACGCCTTTCCCGGTTCAGGGAGGCTGAGGTGTTCCCCATTCGGAGTATCTGTAATCTCTGCCTGCCATTGCGCCCCCTCAGAAACACCCGCCACACGACTAAACACCGTGGGTTCTCTGGGTGGGTCGAGGGGTGTGGGAATCGGGTCGCGTGGCCCTGCAAAACCTCCAGTTTCCAGTAATCCTTGCCATTCTTTCAGCGTTGGTGCGCGGACACCTCTCTTGGCTAAATTCGCCACATAAACTGGCCCATTACTCCTCAACCGCATCATCGTAGAACGACCATTAGAAGCGGGTGCCCGTTCTATCGTAATCGGCTGATTCATTAATATCTGACTTTGCCCCGGCTCAATCACCAACTGCGCGGGGAAAATCCCCTGCCGCACTCCTCGCAGAACATCACTCATCGTCCGGCTACCAGGGCCAGAGTAGACGCTGCCATCGGCATTATCCTTCATATCGGGTAACTCTTTGAAGGGTGCTTCTGGAGTCGAAAGATAACTGGCAGCTTGCAAAACCTCCACCGTGACGGGTTTATCACTGGGATTGTGGACAATCACCCCTTGGTAAAGGGTACCCGTTTCTGCTTGCGTTTCCGCCCTAGCGATATGGTGAGTAAAGACATCAAATCGTCCCTCAAAGGGGAAATTGAGATGGGCAGAGGGTACCTGTTTTCCTTCTGGTGGGAAGGTTGACAGCAAAATCCCTTCTGTTTTTACCAGTTCTGGACTGTTGCTGTTAAATGTAGGAACAGTATCGAGTTTTCCCGGTAGCGCCCGAACCGATTGGGGGCGAGTTTCTACCCCAGCAATGTACTGCGGCTGCACCGCATAGATGAATAACGCCCGACAAATTAACGACGCGACTTCCCCACGAGTGGCAGTTTGATTGGGTTTGAGCTGTTTAACGTTGGGATAGTTGACGACGAGACTATTGATGGTTGCAGCGGCGATCGCATTTTTGGCATAATCCGGAATCTGTGCCGCATCGGTAAAATACTGCCTTAGCGTTCCCTCCGCATTGCCGGAAAAGTTAAAATTCTTTGCCCCTGCCAAAACACCAATCGCTTGCACTCTCGGAATCGCTTGGTTCGGGAGAAACACCCCACCGGGATAACCGGAAAAAAAGCCGCGTTTGTAAGCATCCTGAATTGCCTTATGCGCCCAGTGACTCGTCGGCACATCTTTAAACGTTGTCCCAGCCCGCTTTTGGGGGGCATCTGGGAAAGCATTGAGCATCAAAACCGCAAACTCAGCACGGGTAATCGTTGCATTAGGACGAAAAGTACCATCCGGGTAACCACTCACCAGCTTGCGCGGTGCCATCTGATTGATACACGCTTGCGCCCAATGAGTTTGGATGTCAGTAAACCCCAACGCCCTGGGAATGGATAAGTTCAACACAGCAAAACTACTAGCCAGGAAACTTAAGCTAAAACGCATCAAAACACTTCAAGACCAACATGATTCTTTGAAGCATTGTCGGAGGAATTTGTTGCAAAAACTAGAGTTTTTCAGCAAACTTCTTGAGAAATACCAAACGAGGTATCCGGGGAATGAGCCGACTTAAAAAGTTAATCAGCGTAGCAATATTGACTTTACAGAAGAATAAGCAAAGCCCACCTCATTCATGGGTGGGATGTAGCGTAGCGCTTTTAAGGGGCGTCAGTGCTAGATGGCGGTGGCAGTCTGTCTATCCAATCCTCTATTAGCTGGGTCATTGTTTTCTTTTTCTGGCTAGCATATTGTTTTAGCTTTTCTAAACGACTTTCCTCAATTCGCAGGCTCAGAGGTTTCTTCTGCATGGCGTCTATACGTTGTATGGATGCATGGTATCATTAAAGACATGAAAACCCTGAAGTTTAAGCTCTACAGCCACAAGCGGAATAAATACCTCAAACGGACAATCAGCGCGGCTGGGGTAATTTATAACCATTGCATTGCTCTGCATCGTCGATACTATCGGATGTGGGGTCAGCACTTGCCCTCGCGTCAACTTCAGAAACATATCGCTAAATTGCGCAAGCGTAATCCGTTGTGGCAATTAGTAGGTTCTCAAGCTGTTCAGGATATCTGTCAACGCATTGATAAAGCCTATCACCTATTCTTCAAACACCACAAAAAAGGAGTCAAACCACCGAGTTTTAAGAAAGTCAAAAAATATAAGTCATTCACCCTCAAGCAAGCCGGATACAAATTCTTGGGAGGAAATCGAGTCAAGATAGGAAGTCGGGTATATCAATACTGGAACTCCAGAGAGATAGAAGGAACCGTTAAAACTTTAACCATCAAACGTACCGCTTTAGGTGAGCTGTTCATGGTTGTCGTTGTTGACGGATATTCAACAGCAGAAGTCACATTCGAGACAGGTAAGATAGCTGGATTTGACTTTGGGTTGAAAGCGTTCCTCACTTGCTCGGAAGGATTCAAGGTTGAATCCCCCGAATTCCTAAAATCATCCCTCAATGTCCTCCAAAAAGCGTCTAAGCAGCACTCTAAAAAACAGAAGGGGTCAAACAACCGTAGACTTGCAAGGAAACATTTGGTTCGTTGTCACGAGGCTATTAGTAACCGCAGGCGCGATTGGTTCTGGAAGTTAGCACACAAGCTGACTGATCAGTTTGACCTGTTATGTTTCGAGACGCTAAACCTCAAAGGGATGCAGCGTTTATGGGGACGCAAGGTTAGCGACTTGGCTTTAGGGGATTTCTTGCAAATACTGGAATGGGTAGCCAAGAACAAAGGGAAGCGAGTTATCTATATTGACCGCTGGTATCCCTCTAGTAAAACCTGTTCTTGTTGTGGTCATATTCTAGACGAACTAGATTTGTCGGTTAGACGCTGGCGTTGTCTATCCTGCCACTCGGTCAATGACAGGGATGAGAACGCCGCATTAAATATTAAAAGGGTTGGGAGTTCAACCCTAGGCTTAGGGGATGTCAGACAGGAGTTACTCCTGCAATCCCTGCTCGATGCCTGAATCCCACCGATTCAATCGGTGGGAGTGGCTCAATGCTTATTGGTTGTAACAAGGATGCAGTCTGGCAAAAGACTCTTGATAGCTCTCAAACACAGAATCCTACTGAAAGGATAACTGTTTTGAAAAAAATAATGAGTGTTGAACCTCCAACCCAAATCCTTGAAGCTCAGTACATTGGGTACCAGATAGGGGACAACTTTTTAGGCCCAGCGGACTACAGATTTTATGCAAAGATTGTGGTTGAACCCAAGAATATTAGTCAGTGGAGACACGAACTTCAACCTAAGATACCGCCAACAGAATTTCCTACCTCTCCTGAGATAAGTTGGTGGTTATCCGGACAAAAGAAAGAAGAATTTGAGTTTTACGCGCCTCATAAACTATTTCGGCAAATACATGGATTTGTTGCTGTGAGCCTCAAAAATGAGGGAATTATTTATATCTATACTTTCACGATGTGAGGGAGGATGCGTGGTGAGCGATTGTGCGCCACACCCTGAGGATTTAGTCCTCACTACAAACTCCCGCATAGTGTGGTTTTCTCAGCGCACATGATATTAGACAATTTCATCCTGCTCAAGACTCAGAAACGAGAGCGGATAGCTCATATCAGCAGCAAAACCAAGGATTCCCCGATCGCGGTGCTCGTAAAGCAATTCCCCCTGAGCATTCAAAAGAAACGTTCCCCCTCGCTGGGTTAAATAAGCTGGATCTGGAACGTAGGTGTTCCAATGGCTTAAAACCTCAACCATATTTCGCAGTCGCAGAGTTGCCAGTTCAAAAGGACGCTGAAACCCTTTACCTCCGGCCTTATTGAAGAACGAACCCTTGAGTGGGGGCAGAGGTTTCGCCAACACAACCTCTTCATCGTCAATCAACTGGGGTGCTTTGCGATCGCCCCGA is a window encoding:
- the ilvD gene encoding dihydroxy-acid dehydratase — encoded protein: MPDNLRSQVVTQGVQRSPNRAMLRAVGFQDQDFTKPIVGLANGYSTITPCNMGINVLAQRAEAAIKNASAMPQMFGTITISDGISMGTEGMKYSLVSRDVIADSIETACNGQSMDGVLAIGGCDKNMPGAMIAMARMNIPAIFVYGGTIKPGHHNGRDLTVVSSFEAVGQYSAGKIDENELMEVERKACPGAGSCGGMYTANTMSSAFEAMGMSLPYSSTMAAEDAEKADSAEKSAFVLVEAIRKQLLPRQILTRKAFENAIAVIMAVGGSTNAVLHFLAIAHSAGVELILDDFETIRAKVPVLCDLKPSGQYVATDLHRAGGIPQVMKMLLAHDLLHGDALTITGQTIAEVLADVPEEPPKDQDVIRTWDNPMYAQGHLAILRGNLATEGAVAKITGVKKPQITGPARVFESEEACLDAILANQIQAGDVIVIRYEGPKGGPGMREMLAPTSALIGAGLGDAVGLITDGRFSGGTYGMVVGHVAPEAAVGGAIALIQEGDTITIDAPARLLQLNVSDEELERRRANWQPPTPRYTTGVLAKYAKLVSSSSVGAVTDLGLG
- a CDS encoding Uma2 family endonuclease codes for the protein MTPATIATPTKESPLLFEGLTWREFKAVEQLLDRPGYRLSFLDGVLEIRRMPGEPHETVKKRIAALLELYLLMAGFDFTPTGSMTLESEGGAVKREADESYKLAPSRVRPDLAIEVVFTSGGINKLEVYKRLKIKEVWFWEDGVLEVYHLREEGNTLHYEKVSSSEEVKAIDLNLLLRCINMVNHVDAIKTFQQELQQ
- a CDS encoding tetratricopeptide repeat protein, producing MHPRLKSVSLFTTTLLLSLTPSLLPRASTRVTSTLDFLLPASAQTLTTQNRQTEVDKLFQEGVQQYRHGEYPKALQTYQRVLEIRQQLNDKAGIGQTLNNIGEVYLGLAQPDKAEDVLQQALAMRRELKDRKGEGETLDNLGSIYLFKDQYDKALETLQQALAIRREGKDRAGEGRTLTKIGVTYSYLKQKSKALEIYNQALAIQQEVGDKFQIGYTFGAIGSLYSDLEDYPRALEWFEKSLDAHREVGNRFAEGNFLSQAIELANQALQVAKRLENSDIEQHTLGELRDIYNNQGNYQKALELAQQCLTLLQQSESNYEFLALQDLSRSYGAVGDTQKAIEVANQSVAKSRQQQNPNFEQQALAALSQAYNAQGKYEQGIEVGQQSLAIAQKIKNFRGEAWAAESLSNAYQKLGDYQKVISVVEPGLVSARKYKDRQQEASLLMNLGDAYQIVGNYTKGKEFIEQSLAIAQELKNPGLESQALSYLGNLYNNSNDYQRALELNQQSLKIATELKSPLLESISEFNLGDIYSKLGNYPKSREYYQQALATMRQLKNRQGEGIALLSLADTYFAQREPQKTVEFAQPTSQMCL
- a CDS encoding CHAT domain-containing protein encodes the protein MPLSATESKIPAASQSLIALGRKISECDRTNCSQKSALNDKLTAVVEQFNQDLLKIDKEIRANRTTDDVFFDPRKLAKAREIVKAQPGTVMIYPLVMENKLWLLMYSEGDVVKKVEVNVGQQELGETVVQFRKLLQSPNSNIAEVQATSAKLYNWLIKPLEAELKANPIKHLVFSLDRVTRYIPMSALFDGKNYLIENYSVYTVLSADLTDMRDRLPTGTQNTPILAMGLSDAVSGFNALPNVPAELDAIVLTKTNDTQGIYPGEKFLNHAFDFRTLRDNLTGYKILHLATHGEFVPNSSDKSYLLLGTGEQLTIAKINALTALSNIHLVVLSACETALAGPRQDGVEIASVAYYFLNGGAKAVMASLWSVNDASTSLLMQQFYKDLASGISEKPMPKAEALRQAQLSLLQGKLTAKDAPQRGLGVVSKPGVETTAANNSRSNFSHPYYWAPFILIGNGL
- a CDS encoding Uma2 family endonuclease; amino-acid sequence: MLLALEQIIVPPGHQLLLKNVNWQQFQDILNNLGESRSARLSYSQGTLEIMTPLPEHEDNKVIIGDFVKAILEEMDIEFRSLGSTTFENEAMRQAVEPDDCFYIQKEAKIRGKKRLNLEIDPPPELAIEIDITSRTKFNNYQELGVTELWRYNGKKLEINILQSGKYVQSGTSLAFPNLPMADVLHDFVEQSKVRGRNATMKAFRAWVREQLARHEQP
- a CDS encoding glutamine amidotransferase is translated as MKKILIVVHQPTSDTGLVGQILRAWGYTLDIRVPSQQDELPPTMDNHEGVIIFGGPMSANDRETLPFIGTELDWIPVALKSGKPYLGICLGAQLLARVLGATVQPHPDGRVEIGYFPVMPTGMDSEHFDQPLYVYHWHREGFELPKGAVSLFEGEVFKNQAFRYGENAYGVQFHPEMTREMMERWTTEGAHMVTLPGAQSRDEHFYQHSLYAIAMENWLKRFLCHWLGQDAITQKVCA
- a CDS encoding DUF3370 family protein; this translates as MRFSLSFLASSFAVLNLSIPRALGFTDIQTHWAQACINQMAPRKLVSGYPDGTFRPNATITRAEFAVLMLNAFPDAPQKRAGTTFKDVPTSHWAHKAIQDAYKRGFFSGYPGGVFLPNQAIPRVQAIGVLAGAKNFNFSGNAEGTLRQYFTDAAQIPDYAKNAIAAATINSLVVNYPNVKQLKPNQTATRGEVASLICRALFIYAVQPQYIAGVETRPQSVRALPGKLDTVPTFNSNSPELVKTEGILLSTFPPEGKQVPSAHLNFPFEGRFDVFTHHIARAETQAETGTLYQGVIVHNPSDKPVTVEVLQAASYLSTPEAPFKELPDMKDNADGSVYSGPGSRTMSDVLRGVRQGIFPAQLVIEPGQSQILMNQPITIERAPASNGRSTMMRLRSNGPVYVANLAKRGVRAPTLKEWQGLLETGGFAGPRDPIPTPLDPPREPTVFSRVAGVSEGAQWQAEITDTPNGEHLSLPEPGKAFSYVVGTLHLITLGTGQIQSAAMLRRYEDTAYFAHSNYGVEYNLTLPLKNTTSQPQTVTVSLQTPLKDEGGKDVLLFLNPRVDQIFFRGTVKVSYKDDAGQSQTRYVHLVQRRGQPGEPLVTLTLPPEASREVQVSLVYPPDSTPPQVLTVKTLDK
- a CDS encoding DUF6364 family protein; amino-acid sequence: MQKKPLSLRIEESRLEKLKQYASQKKKTMTQLIEDWIDRLPPPSSTDAP
- a CDS encoding transposase — protein: MKTLKFKLYSHKRNKYLKRTISAAGVIYNHCIALHRRYYRMWGQHLPSRQLQKHIAKLRKRNPLWQLVGSQAVQDICQRIDKAYHLFFKHHKKGVKPPSFKKVKKYKSFTLKQAGYKFLGGNRVKIGSRVYQYWNSREIEGTVKTLTIKRTALGELFMVVVVDGYSTAEVTFETGKIAGFDFGLKAFLTCSEGFKVESPEFLKSSLNVLQKASKQHSKKQKGSNNRRLARKHLVRCHEAISNRRRDWFWKLAHKLTDQFDLLCFETLNLKGMQRLWGRKVSDLALGDFLQILEWVAKNKGKRVIYIDRWYPSSKTCSCCGHILDELDLSVRRWRCLSCHSVNDRDENAALNIKRVGSSTLGLGDVRQELLLQSLLDA